DNA from Chroicocephalus ridibundus chromosome 23, bChrRid1.1, whole genome shotgun sequence:
ACTTGCGCCACGGTGCGATAACCCGCGCTGCCATGCAATTACTGCCACGCACTGCCGCGCTGCCAGGCGACGCCTGCACCGCTACGCAGTGCCCATGCAGCGATGCAACGCCCAGGCTGCcatgcagctcctgcagcgcaaTGCCGCGCTGCTGCGTCGCACCTGCACGGTGATGCAGTGCCCATGCACCACGATGTGATGCCCACGCTGCCGTGCAGCACCTGCGCCGGGTTGCAATACTCGCACCGCGATGCAATGCCCGCATTGCCATGCAACACCTGCCTCAGGATGCAGTGCCCATGCAGCGATGCAGCGCCCACACTGCCCTCCAACGCCCGCACCGGGGTGCAATACTCACACCACAATGCGACGCCCACGTTGCCACGCAATGCCTGCCGTGCAATGCCCACACTGCCATGCAGTGCCCGCAGTGCCATGCAGTGCCTGCAGTGCAATGCCACGCTGCACGGTGATGCAATGCCGCGCTGCCGTGCAATTCCTGCCCTGCAATGCCCACATGGCCGTGCAACGCCTGCTCCAGGATGCAATACTTGCAGCACGGTGCGATAACCCACACGGCCATGCAATTACTGCCATGCACTGCCACGCTGCCATGCAGCGCCTGCACTGGGTTGCAGTCCCCACACCACGATGCAGTGCCCACACCGCGATGCAGCGCCTGCACGGCCAGGCGACGCCTGCATTGTGATGCACTGCCATGCCATCCCTGCACTGCAACGCCCGCGCTGTGCCGCGCCGCGCCGCAAGCCCGCGCCGGGATGTGGCGCCCACGCTGCCATGCAGCGCCTGCACCGGGCTGCGATGCCCGCACCGTGATGCAGCGCCTGCACGGCCACGCGccgcccgcgccgcgccgcaGTGCCTGCGCCACGCCGCGCCGCAATGCCCAGGCTGCCATGCAGCGCCTGCGCCTCGCTGCCATGCTGGCAGCACCGTGTGtcactgcagccccccccccccccccccccccgccccgtggcACGGCCAGCTCCTGCCCCGTCCCGGCACGTGCCACCCATGCGGTGGGCACGTGCCGCCAGCCTGGTCCCGGCACCGGTGTGACACCGGCACGGAAAATTCCAGAGGGtgcaggagggagccagagccccggctgccccccaacAGTGGGCGAAGCAACACATGcgacccacccccccaccccccaaaatgcTCTGGGTCCCATATGGCgtcacccatcgcccccccccccccccaaaacatgGCCCCGTTCAGGGACGTGTCCCCAGCCCTGACCATGGCGGGGGGGGTTGGGCTTGcccccaccccacacctcccccccccccccccccgaaaaccTGCTGCGTTTATACCCCGCAGCGAAGAACCTGCATCTTCCAAATCAAAGAGCTGGGGGGGTCCAGGGAGGGCCAgcagtgccccccgcccccgccctgtGCCCGTAGCCCCCGTGGGTCCCTGTGGGGCAAGATCCGGCCACGTTTTGCAGCAGCCACAGCGTTTTGCTGTGGGCTGATCCGGAgacccccgctgtcccccccccatgccccccggCGCCATCCCGCACCCGCCTCAGCCCATTTCCCAGCTGGGCACACCGAGGCTGGGCCGGGGGTGCCCTgaccaacccccccccagcgccATCCCGCACCCGCTTCAGCCCATTTCCCAGCTGGGCACACTGAGGCCGGGCCCGGTTGCCCTGACCCcacaccggggtgggggggctcatAGGGCAGGGTGAGGCCTGTGTCTccgagggggaggcggggggagcacCGGCATTGCCTgctggcccccccccccagcccccacgaGGCCGTATCCGCTGCGGCACCTGCGCAGCAGCTGGGCCGGCGGTGGGGGTGGCGGAGGAAAGGGTGGGagcacacgcaccccccccccgccccccaccaccaccatgcGCGGCACGCACACCGCcccggcaccccctgctcccccgtgggggggggggggggggctcagtgcCAAGGGAGGTGCCACCctttggggcagggtgggggctttgggggcaaagtattaaaaaagaaaaaaaaagggattaaacccccccaccccgcccccagtGGAATGGAGGTGTTTGTCCTCAaattggctggggggggggacacagagctggggggtgGGACATGGCCTGGCTGGGGTTGTTGGTGCCCCCCACGCACATACTCCCACAATGGGGGGTCtcgccctggggggggggggcaccagtgGGAAAGGGATCAACCCcatctgccccccacccccccaggtgtcatggtttgggctggaaatgTGGGGAAACGGGGCTGAGCCCATCACCGGGGTGTCAGGGCACCCCCTTTCGGGctggaaatgtggaaaaatgGGGCTGAGCCCATCACCAGGGTATCGGCGCTGTGCTTTTTGGGCTGGAAACATGGAGAAATGGGGCTGAGCCCATCACTGGGGTGTCAGGGTACCCCCGTTCGGGCTGGAAATGTGGAGAAACGGGCTGAGGCCATCATCATGGTATCGGGGCACCCCCGTTTGGGCTGGAAACAGGGAAAAACGAGGCCAAGCCCATCACTGGGGTGTCAGGGTGCCCCCATTTGGGCTGGAAATGTGGGGAAACGGGGCTGAGCCATCACCGGGGTGTCGGTGCTTTGCCGTTTGGGTTGGAAACATGGAGAAACGGGGCTGAGCCCATCACTGGGGTGTCAGGGCACCCCCATTTGGGCTGGAAACAGGGGGGAATGGGGCTGAGCCCATCACCGAGGTGTCAAGGCACCCCCATTCGGGCTGGAAATGTGGAGAAACGGGGCTGAGCCCATCACCGGGGTGTCAGGGCACCCCCTTTTGGGCTGGAAAAGCGGAAAAATGGGGCTGAGCCCATCACCAGGGTATCGGTGCTGTGTTTTTTGGGCTGGAAACATGGAGAAATGGGGATGAGCCCATCACCCGGGGGTCGGTGCTTTGCCGTTTGGGTTGGAAACATGGAGAAACGGGGCTGAGCCCATCACCAGGGTGTCACGGCACCCCCATTTGGGCTGGAAACGTGGAGAAACGGGGCTGAGCCCATCACCGGGGTGTCGGTGCTTTGCCGTTTGGGTTGGAAACATGGAGAAACGGGGCTGAGCCCATCACCAGGGTGTCAGGGCACTCCCTTTCGGGctggaaatgtggaaaaatgGGGCTGAGTCCATCACCAGGGTATCGGCACTGTGCTTTTTGGGCTGGAAACATGGAGAAATGGGGCTGAGCCCATCACCGGGGTGTCAGGGTACCCCCATTTGGGCTGGAAACAACGGGGAATGGGGCTGAGCACATCACTGGGGTATCAGGGCACCCCCTTTTGGGCTGGAAACATGGAGAAACGGGGCTGAGCCCATCACCGGGGTGTCAGGGCACCCCCATTTGGGCTGGAAACAGGGGGGAATGGGGCTGCGCCCATCACCGAGGTGTCAAGGCACCCCCGTTCGGGCTGGAAATGTGGAGAAACGGGGCTGAGCCCATCACCGGGGTATCGGGGCATCCCCGTTTGGGCTGGAAATGGGGGAAAACGGGGGCCGAGCCCATCACCGAGGTATCAGTCCTGCACCCTGCGGCTGCTCCCCCCAGGACGCAGCGGCTCCTTGCCAAatatccccccccccggccacgtccgtcccccccccgcccccccaccccccaaaaaaaaaccccaaagaaaaaaaagcctcgagagagaaattttctgaaaaaaagtgtcCTTTATATCACTTAAATAACTATAATCCAGGtactgggggggggcgggggggggggaagaaacaaacagccGATCACGAGAACGTATTCTAGAAATCGAACATTAATTTAACCACACgcaataaattaaaacattaaatattaactTTCAGTGCAACATATACAGAAGACACGAGAGTAaccatgactttttttaaaaaaaaaaaaaaaaaaaaaaatcgacaccccccccccaaaaaaaatacaccccccccccaaaaaaaaaaaaaaacaaaaaaaaaaagctttgggtGGGTTATGATAAAGGCTACGGAGAGGATTAACGCTGCGccggggggggaaaggaggttttttttctagagattaaggtttattttattattaataaaaagctCCTATTTGTCCCCAAAGGCGacgcgggccgggccggcgccgGCGTTTCTGTCTCTATAGAAAAATAAAGCCCCATCCTGCGGGaatcggggggcgggggggtggggggaaaggggagggtggggggagttCTGGCTtcggttaaaagaaaaaaaaaaaaaaaattaaaattaaaaaacggaagaaaaaggaagaaaaaaaaaaaaaaaaacaaccccaaaataaacccaaagcGAAGCCGCAGGTGGccggggtttggggtgggggggtgggggggcagagggagccccCCGCTCGCCGTCTTccgtggggggcggggggggtgggaaataaggaaaaaaaaaaaccaaaaaaaccaaaagagaaaataaaaataaaataaaatagaggaaaagCGGAGGAGAGATGCTGGGCCCCAGCGCGGGTGTCCTgggtgggggggcggcggcaACGGGGGCcccccccacatacacacaccttCTCGGTCAGCCCCCCGCGGGGAAGGGGACGCGGTTTAGACGCCGGTGGCCGGCGTGGCGGCGCGGTGGCCCCCCGTCCCCTTACCCGTCTCGGCGTGACAGCAGGAGGTGCCGCTTTTCAGGAGCCCCCCCGGTTTTTCCGGGGCACCCATGGGCGTCCGGCACCACTGACATCGCTTCCGCAGCCGgcagcagctgcaagagggagggGACAatcaggggttgggggggggtggggggtgtctcagtcccgtccccccccccccgtctcctcGGGACAAATCCTGCCCCacagggggtgggaagggggctgaggtccccccccccggccccggcagcccgtACTTACTGTATGAGCACGCAGACGCCGATGAGCAGGACGGaggccaccaccgccaccaccagcaAGGCGGTGATGGTCTGCTTCTTCTGGTTGGCGGCCACCACGGCCAGCAGGTCGGCGTGCTCGCACCGCGTCCCCACGTACCCAGAGTGGCACCTgcagcgggggtgggggggggggacaggacacacAGCAGGGCATCAGCATCACCCGAGgaacaggggtggggggggacacaagagCATCAACATCAGCCCAAAGGACCAAGGGTGAAGAACAGCATCAGCCCAAGGATcaggggtggaggagaaggacatCGGCCCAAGGACCAGGGGTGGATGAGAAGGACATTGGCTGAGGACCAGGGGTGGAAGAGAAGGACATTGGCCCCAAgaacagggatggaggagaaggacaTCAATCCAAGGACCAGGGGTGGAGGAGACGGACATCAGCCCCAGGCCCAGGGTTGGGAGAAGGGCATTGCCCCAAGGACCAGGGATGGGAGGACATTGGCCCCAGGGCcaggggtggaggagaaggccATCAGCCCAAGGACCAGGGTTCTGGGGAGAAGGACATCGGCCCAAGGACGAGGGTTCTGGGGAGAAGGACATCGGCCCAAGgaccagggaggggaggagaatgACATTGGCCCCAGGACCAGGTGTGGGGAAAAGGACATCGCCCCAGGGAccagggtggaggagaaggacatCGCCCCAAGGAccagggtggaggagaaggacatCGCCCCAAGGAccagggtggaggagaaggacatCAGCCCAAGGACCAAGGGTGGGAGAAGACCATTGACCCAAGGACCAGGGTTGGGGGAAGAAAGGCATCGGCCCGAGGACTAGGGTTGGGGGAGAAGGACATGGGTCCCACGACTGGGGTGGAGGAGGACATCGGCCCCAGGACATTGGCCCAAGGACCAAAGGTGGGAGAAGACCATTGACCCAAGGACCAGGGTTGGGGGAAGAAGGGCATCCGCCTGAGGACGAGGGTTGGGGGAGAAGGACATCGGCCCCAGGACCAGGGTGGAGGAGGACATCGGCCCCAGGACATTGGCCCCAGGAccagggtggaggagaaggacatTGTCTGAGGATCAGGGATGGCGAGAAGGACATGGGTCCCACGACCGGGGTGGAGAAGGACATCAGCCCGAGGACCAGGGGTGGAGGACAAGGACATCGGCTGAAGGACCAGGGTGAAGGACATCACCCAGAGGACCGTGCCGCGCGCTCGCAGCCCAGCAACCCAGCTTGAACTCCCCtttcggggctgggggggagcgggggtgtgggggggtggttccCCGGGGGAGGGAGAACCGCGGGGAGAACCCTCCGGAGCGGCCGGCGTTTTTCCGGCACTTACACGCAAGCCGGCTTGTCCTCCTGCACCAGGAAGCGGCAGGTGCCGTGGAAGCAGAACTGGCTGTGGGAGTCGGGGCAGTCGTCGAAGTGGGACctcaccgccgccgccaccggcgcgcCCGCACCTGCccgggggggtggaaaaaaaaaaaataaggagaaaatcccattttggggggcggggggggaacttttttggaggggggcagcccccctcccctcctctcccctccccagggtgCTGCTGAGGGCGAGGTTCAGTGAGGTTTTGGGGCTggaaagggggttttttttgggattCCCGGGTGGGATGCGGCCCAGCAGCTGCATCCCGGGTGGGACCACCCGGAGGAGCCCGGATGGATCCTACTGAAATAGGAATATAGGAATAGGAACATAGGAATACCAAAACAGGAACATAGGAATACTGAAAAAGGAATATAGGAATATAGGAATACCAAAACAGGAATATAGGAATATAGGAATATGAAATAGGAATATAGGAACAGGAATATAGGAATACAGGAATAGGGATATGAAATAGGAATACAGGAATACTGAAATAGGAATATAGGAATACTGAAAAAGGAATCTAGGAATACCAAAATAGGAATATAGGAATACAGGAATATGAAATAGGGATATAGGAATACTGAAAAAGGAATGTAGGAATACCAAAATAGGAATGTAGGAATACAGGAATATGAAATAGGGATATAGGAATACTGAAAAAGGAATGTAGGAATACCAAAATAGGAATATAGGAATACAGGAATATGAAATAGGGATATAGGAATACTGAAAAAGGAATGTAGGAATACCAAAATAGGAATATAGGAATACAGGAATATGAAATAGGGATATAGGAATACTGAAAAAGGAATCTAGGAATACCAAAATAGGAATATAGGAATACAAAATAGGAATATAGGAATACAAAATAGGAATATAGGAATACCAGAATAGTGAAAAAGGAATACAGGAGTATGAAATAGGAATATAGGAATACTGAAAAAGGAATCTAGGAATATGAAATAGGAATACAGGAATACTGAAAAAGGAATATAGGAATACCGAAGGCTGGGAATAAGCCTCCCCGGCACCGGAGGAATTTCCTAAAGAGCTTAAAGCTTTAAAACGGAGGAGGAGAGAGTTAAACACCGGCCGTTTCGCCGGGATGCTGTTTCCCATTACATCCCGCCCTGGTTCAAATTATCCTGCCGCAAGCGGAGACGGAAAACAAATATCCTGCTTTGGGATCAGGCCCGGCTCTCGAGCACATCCGATCGCTGTCGTTTCAAAGCCACCTCAAGTTTCCTGCCGCCGGGGATTTATGGCAGGGCCGGGGGTAATTAAACCCACGTCTCTGCCCGAATGCTTCCGGGTCTCCGGGGAGGCGAAGCCAGGAGAAGCCGGAGCGGGGACGACGGGGATGCGCCGCTGGCTCCGTGTCCCCGGCGGCAGGGAGAAGTTTGGGGATGCGGGATGGAGACAAACCCTCGGAAAGGTGGGATTTGGGGTTCCCGGTGAGAAATGGCGCCGCCGGGAACCAGCCGGAGGGGAAACCCCTGCCCCCGGCACCCGCCAAAATAACCCTTTTTGGGGTTTTCACCCGCAAAGCGGAGCCGCAAACGCGTCCCCGCGGCGCCGGTGGGGACGGTGCCAGCAGGGCTGCACCCGGCAGCGTGTCCCCTTGCCACCACGTCCCCTTGCCATCGACGCCAGCAGCGTGTCCCCTTGCCACCACCACTGTGTCCCCTTGCCATCGTCACTGTGTCCCCTTGCCACCACCGCTGGCGCTGTGTCCCTTGCCGTCATCACCGTGTCCCCTTGCCACCACCACCGTGTCCTCTTGCCATCGTCACCATGTCCCCTTGCCACCACCGCTGGCGCTGTGTCCCTTGCCGTCATCGCTGTGTCCCTTCCCGTCATCACCGTGTCCCCTTGCCACCACCATCGTGTCCCcttgccaccaccaccaccagcatgtCCCCTTACCACCATCATCCTGTCCCCTTGCCATCGTcaccatgtccccgtgccaccactgccaccaccgtGTCCCCTTGCCACCACTGCCAGCAGCATGACCCCTTGCCACTGCCACCGTGTCCCCTTGCCACCGCCCCCGCTACCTTGTCCCCTTGACACTACCACCAGCAGTGTGTCCCTTTGTCACCGCCACCGCATCCCCTTGCCACTGCCATCATGTCCCCttgccaccaccactgccaccgtgtccccccttGCCACCACCCACCGTGTCCCCtcgccaccaccaccagcagcgtGACTCCTTCCCACTGCCACTGTGTCCCCTTGCCATTGTCACCATATTCCCTTGCCACCGCCACCACCATGTCCCCTTGCCACCGCTGCTGGCAGTGCGTCCCCCTTGCCACTGCCACCGTGCCGCGTCCCCTTGCCACCGCTGCCATGTCCCCTTGCCATGACCGCCAGCAGCGTGTCCCCTTGCCGTCATCACCATGTCCCCttgccaccagcaccagcagcgtGTCCCCTTGCCATCGTCACCATGCCCCCTTGCCACAGCCGCTGGCACTGTGTCCCCTTGCTACCACCGCCGTGTCCCCTTGCCACCACCGCCAGCAGCGCATCCCCTCGCCACTGCCACTGCGTCCCCTTGCCATGACCGCCAGCAGCGCATCTCCTTGCCACTGCGTCCCCTTGCCATCGCCGCCATCGGCGTGTCCCCTTGCCACCGCTGGCTCCCGGCACGTCCTGGCTCGCATTAAGCCCCGGCGTCCTCGCAGCTGCCGGCCACATtgcagccgcctcctcctcctcctcctcctcctcccgcagcagcccCGCGCTGCCACCGCCCGCACggaccccatccccatcccatccccaaccGGCACCacacccccccagggcaccccctctcctccagcccccccggccgGACACGCATCCCTCGGGAAAGACGCCTCCGAGCATCCCCGGTTTTGCTCCGAAGCCGCCGGCGCCGCGGCACCACCGGTTCCTTCAGCCCT
Protein-coding regions in this window:
- the TGFA gene encoding protransforming growth factor alpha; translation: MPGQAAAAMAMGVLLAACHALENTTAAGSGAGAPVAAAVRSHFDDCPDSHSQFCFHGTCRFLVQEDKPACVCHSGYVGTRCEHADLLAVVAANQKKQTITALLVVAVVASVLLIGVCVLIHCCRLRKRCQWCRTPMGAPEKPGGLLKSGTSCCHAETGKGTGGHRAATPATGV